Proteins encoded in a region of the Lycorma delicatula isolate Av1 chromosome 6, ASM4794821v1, whole genome shotgun sequence genome:
- the LOC142326898 gene encoding uncharacterized protein LOC142326898, producing the protein MLKVLLANTNRSSLPLDLINELAIEQNIDIIIITEPNIYEAARTGWMADTVGDVVIKNMSGRLALSFKTRTEGFVVAETDSTIIAGAYVSPNISIGDYEKYLDSIHRILSCESKKVIMMGDFNLNRG; encoded by the coding sequence ATGCTTAAAGTACTTCTAGCAAACACAAACAGGAGCTCGTTGCCCCTTGACTTGATAAATGAACTGGCTATAGaacaaaatatagatataataataattacggagCCTAATATCTACGAAGCAGCCAGAACCGGTTGGATGGCTGACACTGTTGGagatgtagtaataaaaaatatgagtggAAGATTGGCATTGAGTTTCAAAACAAGAACAGAAGGATTTGTAGTGGCAGAGACGGACTCCACAATTATAGCAGGAGCATATGTATCACCCAACATAAGTATTGGAGATTACGAGAAGTATCTGGATAGTATTCATAGAATACTATCTTGTGAGAGTAAGAAGGTGATAATGATGGGTGATTTCAACTTAAATCGAGGTTAG